One genomic segment of Garra rufa chromosome 13, GarRuf1.0, whole genome shotgun sequence includes these proteins:
- the LOC141283702 gene encoding serine/threonine-protein kinase pdik1l-B, translating into MDDIYTLQQEVGRGSYGVVFKGRVTETGWWGERGDTVAIKRLPCCSPESIELYLQELWAMRITARTHPNVIALYNCLLQTGPRTLQPLRSGKLPLDLVESALKGRVVDKDSKTQPRNASRSKRRLMSTEEVPRRCFALWLVMEYCEGGDLSQYILSRPPDAECNYAVVWQLASAIAFLHGHGIMHRDIKPDNVLVCLTKTGPVMKLADFGLSKMLDNPTDGVQSRLALSSTCGSDFYMAPEVWAGRSYTAQADIFSLGVLFWAVLERITFLEDGTNQEQLGAYAMRGRWLIPLGEALCENPDLQLIIPMRARRAPPLPPPPNPGMCELLMDMLDSDPDVRPMAHQLEKRVRRAIEVH; encoded by the exons ATGGATGATATCTACACTTTACAGCAGGAAGTGGGACGGGGCAGCTATGGAGTAGTCTTCAAGGGACGTGTAACTGAGACTGGCTGGTGGGGCGAGAGGGGCGACACGGTGGCCATTAAACGTCTACCATGTTGTAGCCCAGAGAGTATAGAGCTCTACCTGCAGGAACTCTGGGCTATGAGAATCACAGCACGAACCCACCCCAATGTCATTGCTCTATACAACTGCCTCTTACAGACTGGACCTAGAACACTGCAGCCCCTGAGATCAGGGAAGCTGCCTTTGGATTTGGTGGAGAGTGCTCTCAAAGGGAGAGTGGTGGACAAAGACTCAAAAACCCAACCGAGGAATGCCTCTAGGTCAAAGAGGAGGCTGATGTCCACGGAGGAGGTTCCTAGGCGCTGCTTTGCCCTTTGGTTGGTGATGGAGTACTGCGAGGGAGGGGATTTGAGCCAGTATATCCTATCCAGGCCGCCGGATGCTGAGTGCAACTATGCTGTAGTTTGGCAACTTGCCAGTGCCATTGCATTCCTGCACGGGCATGGAATAATGCACCGTGATATAAAGCCGGATAATGTTCTCGTCTGTCTTACTAAAACAGGACCAGTCATGAAG CTGGCAGATTTTGGCCTTAGTAAGATGCTGGACAATCCTACAGATGGTGTCCAGAGTAGACTGGCTCTTTCCTCTACCTGCGGCTCAGACTTCTACATGGCTCCAGAAGTTTGGGCAGGTCGCAGTTATACAGCCCAGGCTGACATCTTCTCTCTGGGTGTGCTTTTCTGGGCTGTGCTGGAGAGAATCACTTTCCTAGAGGATGGCACCAATCAAGAACAACTGG GTGCATATGCAATGCGAGGCCGCTGGCTCATCCCATTAGGTGAGGCGCTGTGTGAGAATCCCGACCTGCAGTTGATTATCCCTATGAGGGCACGACGTGCTCCGCCATTGCCGCCACCTCCAAACCCTGGCATGTGCGAGCTGCTGATGGACATGCTAGATTCTGACCCTGACGTCCGGCCCATGGCACATCAGCTGGAGAAGAGGGTCCGCCGTGCCATAGAGGTGCACTAA